The following are encoded in a window of Salmo trutta chromosome 9, fSalTru1.1, whole genome shotgun sequence genomic DNA:
- the LOC115199818 gene encoding solute carrier family 28 member 3 isoform X3 — translation MELNGLSEKSQRNGLDNQAFHSQDTICIDVEVAHWPSEDAEFTEELKKRFLEKRMEGIHRYLEEHRTRIRLVLGIVLAAGYFAVVIVACVLNLQRALALLVVTLLAVFFLLWDWLMGRYGHRLWDALQPARNTLNTHWLWVKWVVCVLLLVAVVCWLVFDTAKQGSRQLVSFSGLLFFVMLMLVFSRNPFRVSWRTLLWGVALQFLFGLIILRTKAGFTAVDWLGHQVEVFLSYTGTSSRFVFGDKYTDHFFAFQVLPIVVFFSTVISILYHLGFMQWLILKLGFIMQITMGTSPTESMVAAGNIFVGQTESPLLIRPYISQLTLSEIHAVMTGGFSTIAGSVLGAFISFGVEASHLLTASVMSAPASLAIAKTFWPETEIPKVTAKKGLKLDTGKSSNLLEAASHGASSSIVLVANIAVNLIAFLALLAFLNGALSWLGNMFNYPQLSFSIICSYVFMPFSFLMGVAWEDSFMVGELIGYKTFFNEFVAYERLAKLIKRREDRGPEYVDDVKQYLSVSDVHSETIATYALCGFANISSLGVVIGGLSAMAPERRGDISRCAIRALISGTVACFMTACIAGMLYIPELLCEDFLKEEFNSTLVINSTQLLTCCTELYHRKSLYQPLIQFGDQLEVCQTLKIA, via the exons ATGGAGCTGAATGGTTTATCAGAGAAGAGCCAGAGAAATGGGCTGGACAACCAGGCCTTCCACTCTCAG gacACTATCTGCATTGATGTGGAAGTTGCTCATTGGCCATCAGAGGATGCAGAATTCACAGAGGAGCTAAAGAAAAG GTTCCTGGAAAAGAGAATGGAAGGGATCCACCGATATCTGGAGGAGCACAGGACTCGGATCAGGCTGGTGTTGGGCATTGTCTTGGCTGCAG GTTACTTTGCCGTGGTGATCGTGGCATGCGTGCTGAACTTGCAGCGTGCTCTGGCCCTGTTGGTGGTGACCCTGCTGGCTGTCTTCTTTCTTCTGTGGGACTGGCTGATGGGCCGCTATGGACACCGCCTCTGGGACGCCCTGCAACCCGCCAGGAACACCCTCAACACACACTGGCTGTGGGTCAAATG ggtggtgtgtgtgctgctgctggTGGCAGTGGTGTGCTGGCTGGTGTTTGACACGGCCAAACAGGGATCGCGGCAGCTAGTCTCTTTCTCCGGACTCCTCTTCTTTGTAATGCTCATGCTGGTGTTCTCGAGGAACCCATTCAGG gtGTCATGGCGAACTTTACTGTGGGGTGTGGCGCTACAGTTCTTGTTTGGACTCATCATCCTCCGAACCAAAGCAGGATTCACTGCTGTAGACTGGCTGGGCCATCAAGTGGAG GTGTTTCTGTCCTACACTGGCACTAGCTCTAGGTTTGTGTTTGGCGACAAATACACAGACCACTTCTTCGCGTTCCAG GTTCTGCCTATTGTAGTGTTCTTCAGCACTGTCATCTCTATACTCTACCACCTTGGCTTCATGCAGTGGCTCATCCTCAAG CTGGGCTTCATAATGCAGATTACTATGGGAACTTCTCCCACTGAGTCAATGGTCGCCGCTGGCAACATATTTGTGGGACAG acagaatCTCCACTCTTGATTCGTCCGTACATCTCCCAGCTGACCTTGTCAGAGATCCATGCCGTGATGACAGGAGGGTTCTCCACCATCGCTGGCAGCGTACTGGGAGCCTTCATCTCTTTTGGG gttgaAGCATCCCACTTGCTGACAGCCTCCGTAATGTCAGCCCCGGCCTCCCTGGCTATCGCCAAAACCTTTTGGCCAGAGACAGAGATCCCCAAAGTCACAGCCAAGAAAGGCCTCAAACTGGACACAGG GAAAAGCAGTAACCTGCTGGAGGCAGCGTCTCACGGAGCATCCTCCTCTATTGTCCTGGTGGCCAACATCGCTGTCAACCTCATTGCCTTCCTGGCCCTGCTCGCTTTCCTCAATGGCGCTCTGTCATGGCTGGGCAACATGTTCAACTACCCCCAGCTCAGCTTCTCT ATCATCTGCTCGTACGTATTCATGCCTTTCTCCTTCCTGATGGGTGTGGCCTGGGAGGACAGCTTCATGGTGGGTGAGCTGATTGGCTACAAGACCTTCTTCAATGAGTTTGTGGCCTATGAGAGATTGGCAAAACTCAtcaagaggagagaggacagaggccCAGAGTACGTGGATGACGTTAAGCAGTACCTGTCTGTGAGTGAT GTCCACTCTGAAACCATAGCAACGTATGCTCTGTGTGGCTTCGCGAACATCAGCTCTCTGGGTGTGGTGATCGGAGGCCTCT CGGCTATGGCCCCAGAGCGGAGGGGTGATATTTCCAGGTGTGCCATCAGAGCTCTTATCTCAGGCACGGTGGCATGCTTCATGACAGCATGCATCGCAG GTATGTTGTATATCCCAGAGCTGCTGTGTGAAGACTTCCTGAAGGAAGAGTTTAACTCCACATTAGTCATTAACAGCACTCAGCTCCTCACCTGCTGTACTGAGCTCTACCACAG
- the LOC115199818 gene encoding solute carrier family 28 member 3 isoform X1, producing MELNGLSEKSQRNGLDNQAFHSQDTICIDVEVAHWPSEDAEFTEELKKRFLEKRMEGIHRYLEEHRTRIRLVLGIVLAAGYFAVVIVACVLNLQRALALLVVTLLAVFFLLWDWLMGRYGHRLWDALQPARNTLNTHWLWVKWVVCVLLLVAVVCWLVFDTAKQGSRQLVSFSGLLFFVMLMLVFSRNPFRVSWRTLLWGVALQFLFGLIILRTKAGFTAVDWLGHQVEVFLSYTGTSSRFVFGDKYTDHFFAFQVLPIVVFFSTVISILYHLGFMQWLILKLGFIMQITMGTSPTESMVAAGNIFVGQTESPLLIRPYISQLTLSEIHAVMTGGFSTIAGSVLGAFISFGVEASHLLTASVMSAPASLAIAKTFWPETEIPKVTAKKGLKLDTGKSSNLLEAASHGASSSIVLVANIAVNLIAFLALLAFLNGALSWLGNMFNYPQLSFSIICSYVFMPFSFLMGVAWEDSFMVGELIGYKTFFNEFVAYERLAKLIKRREDRGPEYVDDVKQYLSVSDVHSETIATYALCGFANISSLGVVIGGLSAMAPERRGDISRCAIRALISGTVACFMTACIAGMLYIPELLCEDFLKEEFNSTLVINSTQLLTCCTELYHSVVSPSNMTLEGRFSMASLNGCCAILSSPHFNCSLVSP from the exons ATGGAGCTGAATGGTTTATCAGAGAAGAGCCAGAGAAATGGGCTGGACAACCAGGCCTTCCACTCTCAG gacACTATCTGCATTGATGTGGAAGTTGCTCATTGGCCATCAGAGGATGCAGAATTCACAGAGGAGCTAAAGAAAAG GTTCCTGGAAAAGAGAATGGAAGGGATCCACCGATATCTGGAGGAGCACAGGACTCGGATCAGGCTGGTGTTGGGCATTGTCTTGGCTGCAG GTTACTTTGCCGTGGTGATCGTGGCATGCGTGCTGAACTTGCAGCGTGCTCTGGCCCTGTTGGTGGTGACCCTGCTGGCTGTCTTCTTTCTTCTGTGGGACTGGCTGATGGGCCGCTATGGACACCGCCTCTGGGACGCCCTGCAACCCGCCAGGAACACCCTCAACACACACTGGCTGTGGGTCAAATG ggtggtgtgtgtgctgctgctggTGGCAGTGGTGTGCTGGCTGGTGTTTGACACGGCCAAACAGGGATCGCGGCAGCTAGTCTCTTTCTCCGGACTCCTCTTCTTTGTAATGCTCATGCTGGTGTTCTCGAGGAACCCATTCAGG gtGTCATGGCGAACTTTACTGTGGGGTGTGGCGCTACAGTTCTTGTTTGGACTCATCATCCTCCGAACCAAAGCAGGATTCACTGCTGTAGACTGGCTGGGCCATCAAGTGGAG GTGTTTCTGTCCTACACTGGCACTAGCTCTAGGTTTGTGTTTGGCGACAAATACACAGACCACTTCTTCGCGTTCCAG GTTCTGCCTATTGTAGTGTTCTTCAGCACTGTCATCTCTATACTCTACCACCTTGGCTTCATGCAGTGGCTCATCCTCAAG CTGGGCTTCATAATGCAGATTACTATGGGAACTTCTCCCACTGAGTCAATGGTCGCCGCTGGCAACATATTTGTGGGACAG acagaatCTCCACTCTTGATTCGTCCGTACATCTCCCAGCTGACCTTGTCAGAGATCCATGCCGTGATGACAGGAGGGTTCTCCACCATCGCTGGCAGCGTACTGGGAGCCTTCATCTCTTTTGGG gttgaAGCATCCCACTTGCTGACAGCCTCCGTAATGTCAGCCCCGGCCTCCCTGGCTATCGCCAAAACCTTTTGGCCAGAGACAGAGATCCCCAAAGTCACAGCCAAGAAAGGCCTCAAACTGGACACAGG GAAAAGCAGTAACCTGCTGGAGGCAGCGTCTCACGGAGCATCCTCCTCTATTGTCCTGGTGGCCAACATCGCTGTCAACCTCATTGCCTTCCTGGCCCTGCTCGCTTTCCTCAATGGCGCTCTGTCATGGCTGGGCAACATGTTCAACTACCCCCAGCTCAGCTTCTCT ATCATCTGCTCGTACGTATTCATGCCTTTCTCCTTCCTGATGGGTGTGGCCTGGGAGGACAGCTTCATGGTGGGTGAGCTGATTGGCTACAAGACCTTCTTCAATGAGTTTGTGGCCTATGAGAGATTGGCAAAACTCAtcaagaggagagaggacagaggccCAGAGTACGTGGATGACGTTAAGCAGTACCTGTCTGTGAGTGAT GTCCACTCTGAAACCATAGCAACGTATGCTCTGTGTGGCTTCGCGAACATCAGCTCTCTGGGTGTGGTGATCGGAGGCCTCT CGGCTATGGCCCCAGAGCGGAGGGGTGATATTTCCAGGTGTGCCATCAGAGCTCTTATCTCAGGCACGGTGGCATGCTTCATGACAGCATGCATCGCAG GTATGTTGTATATCCCAGAGCTGCTGTGTGAAGACTTCCTGAAGGAAGAGTTTAACTCCACATTAGTCATTAACAGCACTCAGCTCCTCACCTGCTGTACTGAGCTCTACCACAG
- the LOC115199818 gene encoding solute carrier family 28 member 3 isoform X2: MELNGLSEKSQRNGLDNQAFHSQDTICIDVEVAHWPSEDAEFTEELKKRFLEKRMEGIHRYLEEHRTRIRLVLGIVLAAGYFAVVIVACVLNLQRALALLVVTLLAVFFLLWDWLMGRYGHRLWDALQPARNTLNTHWLWVKWVVCVLLLVAVVCWLVFDTAKQGSRQLVSFSGLLFFVMLMLVFSRNPFRVSWRTLLWGVALQFLFGLIILRTKAGFTAVDWLGHQVEVFLSYTGTSSRFVFGDKYTDHFFAFQVLPIVVFFSTVISILYHLGFMQWLILKLGFIMQITMGTSPTESMVAAGNIFVGQTESPLLIRPYISQLTLSEIHAVMTGGFSTIAGSVLGAFISFGVEASHLLTASVMSAPASLAIAKTFWPETEIPKVTAKKGLKLDTGKSSNLLEAASHGASSSIVLVANIAVNLIAFLALLAFLNGALSWLGNMFNYPQLSFSIICSYVFMPFSFLMGVAWEDSFMVGELIGYKTFFNEFVAYERLAKLIKRREDRGPEYVDDVKQYLSVHSETIATYALCGFANISSLGVVIGGLSAMAPERRGDISRCAIRALISGTVACFMTACIAGMLYIPELLCEDFLKEEFNSTLVINSTQLLTCCTELYHSVVSPSNMTLEGRFSMASLNGCCAILSSPHFNCSLVSP, from the exons ATGGAGCTGAATGGTTTATCAGAGAAGAGCCAGAGAAATGGGCTGGACAACCAGGCCTTCCACTCTCAG gacACTATCTGCATTGATGTGGAAGTTGCTCATTGGCCATCAGAGGATGCAGAATTCACAGAGGAGCTAAAGAAAAG GTTCCTGGAAAAGAGAATGGAAGGGATCCACCGATATCTGGAGGAGCACAGGACTCGGATCAGGCTGGTGTTGGGCATTGTCTTGGCTGCAG GTTACTTTGCCGTGGTGATCGTGGCATGCGTGCTGAACTTGCAGCGTGCTCTGGCCCTGTTGGTGGTGACCCTGCTGGCTGTCTTCTTTCTTCTGTGGGACTGGCTGATGGGCCGCTATGGACACCGCCTCTGGGACGCCCTGCAACCCGCCAGGAACACCCTCAACACACACTGGCTGTGGGTCAAATG ggtggtgtgtgtgctgctgctggTGGCAGTGGTGTGCTGGCTGGTGTTTGACACGGCCAAACAGGGATCGCGGCAGCTAGTCTCTTTCTCCGGACTCCTCTTCTTTGTAATGCTCATGCTGGTGTTCTCGAGGAACCCATTCAGG gtGTCATGGCGAACTTTACTGTGGGGTGTGGCGCTACAGTTCTTGTTTGGACTCATCATCCTCCGAACCAAAGCAGGATTCACTGCTGTAGACTGGCTGGGCCATCAAGTGGAG GTGTTTCTGTCCTACACTGGCACTAGCTCTAGGTTTGTGTTTGGCGACAAATACACAGACCACTTCTTCGCGTTCCAG GTTCTGCCTATTGTAGTGTTCTTCAGCACTGTCATCTCTATACTCTACCACCTTGGCTTCATGCAGTGGCTCATCCTCAAG CTGGGCTTCATAATGCAGATTACTATGGGAACTTCTCCCACTGAGTCAATGGTCGCCGCTGGCAACATATTTGTGGGACAG acagaatCTCCACTCTTGATTCGTCCGTACATCTCCCAGCTGACCTTGTCAGAGATCCATGCCGTGATGACAGGAGGGTTCTCCACCATCGCTGGCAGCGTACTGGGAGCCTTCATCTCTTTTGGG gttgaAGCATCCCACTTGCTGACAGCCTCCGTAATGTCAGCCCCGGCCTCCCTGGCTATCGCCAAAACCTTTTGGCCAGAGACAGAGATCCCCAAAGTCACAGCCAAGAAAGGCCTCAAACTGGACACAGG GAAAAGCAGTAACCTGCTGGAGGCAGCGTCTCACGGAGCATCCTCCTCTATTGTCCTGGTGGCCAACATCGCTGTCAACCTCATTGCCTTCCTGGCCCTGCTCGCTTTCCTCAATGGCGCTCTGTCATGGCTGGGCAACATGTTCAACTACCCCCAGCTCAGCTTCTCT ATCATCTGCTCGTACGTATTCATGCCTTTCTCCTTCCTGATGGGTGTGGCCTGGGAGGACAGCTTCATGGTGGGTGAGCTGATTGGCTACAAGACCTTCTTCAATGAGTTTGTGGCCTATGAGAGATTGGCAAAACTCAtcaagaggagagaggacagaggccCAGAGTACGTGGATGACGTTAAGCAGTACCTGTCT GTCCACTCTGAAACCATAGCAACGTATGCTCTGTGTGGCTTCGCGAACATCAGCTCTCTGGGTGTGGTGATCGGAGGCCTCT CGGCTATGGCCCCAGAGCGGAGGGGTGATATTTCCAGGTGTGCCATCAGAGCTCTTATCTCAGGCACGGTGGCATGCTTCATGACAGCATGCATCGCAG GTATGTTGTATATCCCAGAGCTGCTGTGTGAAGACTTCCTGAAGGAAGAGTTTAACTCCACATTAGTCATTAACAGCACTCAGCTCCTCACCTGCTGTACTGAGCTCTACCACAG
- the LOC115199818 gene encoding solute carrier family 28 member 3 isoform X5: MELNGLSEKSQRNGLDNQAFHSQDTICIDVEVAHWPSEDAEFTEELKKRFLEKRMEGIHRYLEEHRTRIRLVLGIVLAAGYFAVVIVACVLNLQRALALLVVTLLAVFFLLWDWLMGRYGHRLWDALQPARNTLNTHWLWVKWVVCVLLLVAVVCWLVFDTAKQGSRQLVSFSGLLFFVMLMLVFSRNPFRVSWRTLLWGVALQFLFGLIILRTKAGFTAVDWLGHQVEVFLSYTGTSSRFVFGDKYTDHFFAFQVLPIVVFFSTVISILYHLGFMQWLILKLGFIMQITMGTSPTESMVAAGNIFVGQTESPLLIRPYISQLTLSEIHAVMTGGFSTIAGSVLGAFISFGVEASHLLTASVMSAPASLAIAKTFWPETEIPKVTAKKGLKLDTGKSSNLLEAASHGASSSIVLVANIAVNLIAFLALLAFLNGALSWLGNMFNYPQLSFSIICSYVFMPFSFLMGVAWEDSFMVHSETIATYALCGFANISSLGVVIGGLSAMAPERRGDISRCAIRALISGTVACFMTACIAGMLYIPELLCEDFLKEEFNSTLVINSTQLLTCCTELYHSVVSPSNMTLEGRFSMASLNGCCAILSSPHFNCSLVSP, encoded by the exons ATGGAGCTGAATGGTTTATCAGAGAAGAGCCAGAGAAATGGGCTGGACAACCAGGCCTTCCACTCTCAG gacACTATCTGCATTGATGTGGAAGTTGCTCATTGGCCATCAGAGGATGCAGAATTCACAGAGGAGCTAAAGAAAAG GTTCCTGGAAAAGAGAATGGAAGGGATCCACCGATATCTGGAGGAGCACAGGACTCGGATCAGGCTGGTGTTGGGCATTGTCTTGGCTGCAG GTTACTTTGCCGTGGTGATCGTGGCATGCGTGCTGAACTTGCAGCGTGCTCTGGCCCTGTTGGTGGTGACCCTGCTGGCTGTCTTCTTTCTTCTGTGGGACTGGCTGATGGGCCGCTATGGACACCGCCTCTGGGACGCCCTGCAACCCGCCAGGAACACCCTCAACACACACTGGCTGTGGGTCAAATG ggtggtgtgtgtgctgctgctggTGGCAGTGGTGTGCTGGCTGGTGTTTGACACGGCCAAACAGGGATCGCGGCAGCTAGTCTCTTTCTCCGGACTCCTCTTCTTTGTAATGCTCATGCTGGTGTTCTCGAGGAACCCATTCAGG gtGTCATGGCGAACTTTACTGTGGGGTGTGGCGCTACAGTTCTTGTTTGGACTCATCATCCTCCGAACCAAAGCAGGATTCACTGCTGTAGACTGGCTGGGCCATCAAGTGGAG GTGTTTCTGTCCTACACTGGCACTAGCTCTAGGTTTGTGTTTGGCGACAAATACACAGACCACTTCTTCGCGTTCCAG GTTCTGCCTATTGTAGTGTTCTTCAGCACTGTCATCTCTATACTCTACCACCTTGGCTTCATGCAGTGGCTCATCCTCAAG CTGGGCTTCATAATGCAGATTACTATGGGAACTTCTCCCACTGAGTCAATGGTCGCCGCTGGCAACATATTTGTGGGACAG acagaatCTCCACTCTTGATTCGTCCGTACATCTCCCAGCTGACCTTGTCAGAGATCCATGCCGTGATGACAGGAGGGTTCTCCACCATCGCTGGCAGCGTACTGGGAGCCTTCATCTCTTTTGGG gttgaAGCATCCCACTTGCTGACAGCCTCCGTAATGTCAGCCCCGGCCTCCCTGGCTATCGCCAAAACCTTTTGGCCAGAGACAGAGATCCCCAAAGTCACAGCCAAGAAAGGCCTCAAACTGGACACAGG GAAAAGCAGTAACCTGCTGGAGGCAGCGTCTCACGGAGCATCCTCCTCTATTGTCCTGGTGGCCAACATCGCTGTCAACCTCATTGCCTTCCTGGCCCTGCTCGCTTTCCTCAATGGCGCTCTGTCATGGCTGGGCAACATGTTCAACTACCCCCAGCTCAGCTTCTCT ATCATCTGCTCGTACGTATTCATGCCTTTCTCCTTCCTGATGGGTGTGGCCTGGGAGGACAGCTTCATG GTCCACTCTGAAACCATAGCAACGTATGCTCTGTGTGGCTTCGCGAACATCAGCTCTCTGGGTGTGGTGATCGGAGGCCTCT CGGCTATGGCCCCAGAGCGGAGGGGTGATATTTCCAGGTGTGCCATCAGAGCTCTTATCTCAGGCACGGTGGCATGCTTCATGACAGCATGCATCGCAG GTATGTTGTATATCCCAGAGCTGCTGTGTGAAGACTTCCTGAAGGAAGAGTTTAACTCCACATTAGTCATTAACAGCACTCAGCTCCTCACCTGCTGTACTGAGCTCTACCACAG
- the LOC115199818 gene encoding solute carrier family 28 member 3 isoform X4 has protein sequence MELNGLSEKSQRNGLDNQAFHSQDTICIDVEVAHWPSEDAEFTEELKKRFLEKRMEGIHRYLEEHRTRIRLVLGIVLAAGYFAVVIVACVLNLQRALALLVVTLLAVFFLLWDWLMGRYGHRLWDALQPARNTLNTHWLWVKWVVCVLLLVAVVCWLVFDTAKQGSRQLVSFSGLLFFVMLMLVFSRNPFRVSWRTLLWGVALQFLFGLIILRTKAGFTAVDWLGHQVEVFLSYTGTSSRFVFGDKYTDHFFAFQVLPIVVFFSTVISILYHLGFMQWLILKTESPLLIRPYISQLTLSEIHAVMTGGFSTIAGSVLGAFISFGVEASHLLTASVMSAPASLAIAKTFWPETEIPKVTAKKGLKLDTGKSSNLLEAASHGASSSIVLVANIAVNLIAFLALLAFLNGALSWLGNMFNYPQLSFSIICSYVFMPFSFLMGVAWEDSFMVGELIGYKTFFNEFVAYERLAKLIKRREDRGPEYVDDVKQYLSVSDVHSETIATYALCGFANISSLGVVIGGLSAMAPERRGDISRCAIRALISGTVACFMTACIAGMLYIPELLCEDFLKEEFNSTLVINSTQLLTCCTELYHSVVSPSNMTLEGRFSMASLNGCCAILSSPHFNCSLVSP, from the exons ATGGAGCTGAATGGTTTATCAGAGAAGAGCCAGAGAAATGGGCTGGACAACCAGGCCTTCCACTCTCAG gacACTATCTGCATTGATGTGGAAGTTGCTCATTGGCCATCAGAGGATGCAGAATTCACAGAGGAGCTAAAGAAAAG GTTCCTGGAAAAGAGAATGGAAGGGATCCACCGATATCTGGAGGAGCACAGGACTCGGATCAGGCTGGTGTTGGGCATTGTCTTGGCTGCAG GTTACTTTGCCGTGGTGATCGTGGCATGCGTGCTGAACTTGCAGCGTGCTCTGGCCCTGTTGGTGGTGACCCTGCTGGCTGTCTTCTTTCTTCTGTGGGACTGGCTGATGGGCCGCTATGGACACCGCCTCTGGGACGCCCTGCAACCCGCCAGGAACACCCTCAACACACACTGGCTGTGGGTCAAATG ggtggtgtgtgtgctgctgctggTGGCAGTGGTGTGCTGGCTGGTGTTTGACACGGCCAAACAGGGATCGCGGCAGCTAGTCTCTTTCTCCGGACTCCTCTTCTTTGTAATGCTCATGCTGGTGTTCTCGAGGAACCCATTCAGG gtGTCATGGCGAACTTTACTGTGGGGTGTGGCGCTACAGTTCTTGTTTGGACTCATCATCCTCCGAACCAAAGCAGGATTCACTGCTGTAGACTGGCTGGGCCATCAAGTGGAG GTGTTTCTGTCCTACACTGGCACTAGCTCTAGGTTTGTGTTTGGCGACAAATACACAGACCACTTCTTCGCGTTCCAG GTTCTGCCTATTGTAGTGTTCTTCAGCACTGTCATCTCTATACTCTACCACCTTGGCTTCATGCAGTGGCTCATCCTCAAG acagaatCTCCACTCTTGATTCGTCCGTACATCTCCCAGCTGACCTTGTCAGAGATCCATGCCGTGATGACAGGAGGGTTCTCCACCATCGCTGGCAGCGTACTGGGAGCCTTCATCTCTTTTGGG gttgaAGCATCCCACTTGCTGACAGCCTCCGTAATGTCAGCCCCGGCCTCCCTGGCTATCGCCAAAACCTTTTGGCCAGAGACAGAGATCCCCAAAGTCACAGCCAAGAAAGGCCTCAAACTGGACACAGG GAAAAGCAGTAACCTGCTGGAGGCAGCGTCTCACGGAGCATCCTCCTCTATTGTCCTGGTGGCCAACATCGCTGTCAACCTCATTGCCTTCCTGGCCCTGCTCGCTTTCCTCAATGGCGCTCTGTCATGGCTGGGCAACATGTTCAACTACCCCCAGCTCAGCTTCTCT ATCATCTGCTCGTACGTATTCATGCCTTTCTCCTTCCTGATGGGTGTGGCCTGGGAGGACAGCTTCATGGTGGGTGAGCTGATTGGCTACAAGACCTTCTTCAATGAGTTTGTGGCCTATGAGAGATTGGCAAAACTCAtcaagaggagagaggacagaggccCAGAGTACGTGGATGACGTTAAGCAGTACCTGTCTGTGAGTGAT GTCCACTCTGAAACCATAGCAACGTATGCTCTGTGTGGCTTCGCGAACATCAGCTCTCTGGGTGTGGTGATCGGAGGCCTCT CGGCTATGGCCCCAGAGCGGAGGGGTGATATTTCCAGGTGTGCCATCAGAGCTCTTATCTCAGGCACGGTGGCATGCTTCATGACAGCATGCATCGCAG GTATGTTGTATATCCCAGAGCTGCTGTGTGAAGACTTCCTGAAGGAAGAGTTTAACTCCACATTAGTCATTAACAGCACTCAGCTCCTCACCTGCTGTACTGAGCTCTACCACAG